The Pirellulimonas nuda genome includes a region encoding these proteins:
- a CDS encoding restriction endonuclease, which produces MSVSPIWMVRAGKGAESVDDFIEGSFVAIDCCTSEIGPIDASTEKSDIQQRLAHLRPSDNQAKIGVWASQIKRFLGEVAIGDAVTTYDPNQRIYFLGQITSDASPRPNDGSSSRAVRWEAKIPRDRLSPSTRNTLGAISTLFLIQDDAAEDMRRNAIPIGDPSPAGPATDSGATSSSQADAEVEVLEDMATRSREFLEDRIAKLTWEQMQELAAEILRAMGYRARISPKGADRGVDIFASPDGLGLEEPRIFVEVKHRPGTSISADQVRSFVGGRQAGDRCLYVSTGGFTKDARYEAERSSIPLTLVALPELRELLTEHYHRFSPAGSALIPLHRLYWPAF; this is translated from the coding sequence ATGAGCGTATCACCGATCTGGATGGTCCGCGCCGGCAAGGGCGCGGAGAGCGTCGACGACTTTATCGAGGGAAGCTTCGTGGCGATCGACTGCTGCACCAGCGAGATCGGTCCGATTGACGCTTCGACCGAGAAGAGTGACATCCAGCAGCGGCTCGCCCACCTGCGGCCCAGCGACAACCAAGCGAAGATCGGAGTGTGGGCGTCGCAGATCAAGCGGTTCCTCGGCGAGGTCGCGATCGGAGACGCCGTCACCACCTACGATCCGAATCAGCGCATCTATTTCCTGGGACAGATCACGTCGGATGCCAGCCCGCGTCCAAACGACGGGAGTAGCAGCCGAGCGGTGCGTTGGGAGGCTAAGATTCCGCGTGACAGGCTGTCGCCTAGCACGCGGAACACGCTGGGCGCCATCAGCACCCTGTTTCTCATCCAGGACGACGCGGCGGAAGACATGCGCCGGAATGCTATCCCGATTGGAGACCCCTCCCCTGCTGGACCGGCCACGGATTCTGGCGCCACGTCGAGTTCTCAAGCAGACGCCGAAGTCGAGGTGCTCGAGGATATGGCGACCAGATCACGTGAGTTCTTGGAAGATAGAATTGCCAAGCTCACGTGGGAGCAAATGCAGGAACTTGCCGCGGAGATACTGCGTGCGATGGGATATCGGGCCCGTATCTCGCCTAAGGGAGCTGACCGGGGCGTAGACATCTTTGCATCTCCCGACGGTCTCGGCCTGGAAGAGCCGCGGATCTTTGTTGAGGTGAAGCACCGCCCAGGCACTTCTATCTCTGCCGACCAAGTACGGTCATTCGTCGGGGGCCGACAAGCGGGGGATCGTTGTCTCTACGTGAGCACCGGAGGTTTCACCAAAGACGCTCGGTACGAAGCAGAGCGGTCGAGCATCCCACTCACGCTGGTAGCTTTGCCTGAGCTTCGCGAGCTGCTGACGGAACACTACCACAGATTCTCTCCCGCCGGTTCTGCGTTGATTCCTTTGCACAGGCTGTACTGGCCGGCGTTCTAG
- the drmD gene encoding DISARM system SNF2-like helicase DrmD, whose protein sequence is MATATATLPEQGQLVQLRSRQWVVNQIGQSTLPPSGLSAAQNAQHLLTLSSVEDDAIGEELQVVWEIEPGARVIERFALPDASGFDSPARLDAFLDAVRWGAASTADVRNIQAPFRSGIEIEDYQLDPVVRAIQMPRVNLLIADDVGLGKTIEAGLVALELIIRHRARRMLVVCPSALQVQWRDQMRDKFGLEFRIVDSAMMRELRRRRGIHANPWSHFPRLITSIDFLKRERPLRQFRETLPAPGEPVYPRKYDLLIVDEAHNCAPSGAGKYATDSLRTQALRELTPHFEHKLFLTATPHNGYRESFCALLELLDNQRFSRGAEPDRKQLDAVMVRRLRSDPSFSKKWDGTPRFPPRVLEPIEVPYTDEERACHAALREYTKLRSSRADGAAERFATEFVLKTLKKRLFSSPAAFLATLKRHEESLKTARRKKAAKPTISVLQRELDRLDEEYGDDDEFDQASDDALDSASRLFAEPTPTETGLLKQMKDWAEKASGQRDSKAKQLIAWLHDLLRPGGKWSAERVILFTEYRASQNWLQQQLATEGLGGDRLMTMHGGMDSDRREEVKAAFQASPAISPVRILLATDAASEGLDLQNHCSRLVHYEIPWNPNRMEQRNGRVDRHGQKAPKVQIYHFVGAGYQQKAATGAVTTAGDLEADYEFLMRVAMKIETIREDLGKVGPVIAQQVEEAMLGRRTTLQTEQAESEAQPIRRLLRFERDLQKQVQALMDQYRETRRELRLSPENIATVVQTGLELAGQPPLAPAQTPDGKPCFRLPPMKGSWAACSQGLEHPHTRDLRPITFDESVSRDRDDVVLVHLNHRLPQMCLRLLRAEVWAEKGRSKLQRVTARVIPNNLLEGPAAIAHARLVVIGGDCHRLHEEVIAAGGLIKEGKWGGRLKVGQLEAALAAAGPDEPPTAVQATLLELYPALAEPLGAALEARKKDRVTGLEKRLNERADKEAADIAAILTELKRSIETELDEPEYQQLELFTSPERDQFNRNKEAMRQRAREIPTEINRETAAIRARFADPQARMFPVAVTFLIPAGLA, encoded by the coding sequence ATGGCGACCGCTACCGCGACTCTCCCCGAGCAGGGGCAACTTGTGCAGCTCCGCTCGCGCCAGTGGGTGGTCAATCAGATCGGGCAGAGCACGCTCCCGCCTAGCGGGCTGTCGGCGGCGCAGAACGCCCAGCACCTGCTGACGCTCTCTTCCGTGGAAGATGACGCAATTGGGGAAGAGTTGCAGGTGGTATGGGAGATCGAGCCCGGGGCGCGGGTGATCGAGCGATTCGCGTTACCGGACGCCAGCGGCTTCGACTCACCGGCAAGGCTCGACGCGTTTCTCGACGCAGTCCGCTGGGGCGCCGCTTCCACGGCCGACGTGCGGAACATCCAGGCGCCGTTCCGCAGCGGGATCGAGATCGAAGACTACCAGCTCGATCCCGTGGTCCGCGCCATCCAGATGCCCCGCGTTAACCTGCTGATCGCAGACGACGTGGGCCTCGGCAAGACCATCGAGGCGGGGCTGGTGGCGCTTGAGCTCATCATCCGGCACCGGGCGCGGCGGATGCTGGTGGTTTGTCCCTCGGCGCTGCAGGTGCAATGGCGTGACCAGATGCGTGACAAGTTCGGCCTCGAGTTCCGCATCGTCGACTCGGCGATGATGCGCGAGCTCCGCCGCCGCCGCGGGATCCACGCCAACCCGTGGAGCCATTTCCCGCGGCTGATCACCAGCATCGACTTCCTCAAACGCGAGCGGCCGCTGCGGCAGTTCCGCGAGACGCTGCCGGCGCCGGGCGAGCCGGTCTACCCGCGGAAGTACGACCTGCTAATCGTCGACGAGGCCCACAACTGCGCCCCGTCGGGGGCGGGCAAGTACGCCACCGACTCGCTCCGCACCCAAGCGCTACGCGAGCTGACCCCCCACTTCGAGCACAAGCTGTTCCTCACCGCGACGCCGCACAACGGCTACCGCGAGAGCTTCTGCGCGTTGCTAGAGCTGCTCGACAACCAGCGGTTTTCGCGCGGCGCCGAGCCCGACCGCAAGCAGCTCGACGCGGTGATGGTCCGCCGGCTGCGGAGCGACCCGTCGTTCTCGAAAAAATGGGACGGCACGCCCCGTTTCCCGCCGCGGGTGCTCGAGCCGATCGAGGTCCCCTACACGGACGAAGAACGGGCGTGCCACGCCGCGCTGCGCGAGTACACCAAGCTCCGCTCTAGCCGGGCCGATGGCGCCGCGGAGCGGTTCGCGACGGAGTTTGTGCTCAAGACGCTGAAGAAGCGGCTCTTCTCTAGCCCCGCCGCGTTCCTGGCGACGCTCAAGCGGCACGAAGAGTCGCTCAAGACCGCCCGCCGCAAGAAGGCGGCCAAGCCCACCATTAGTGTGCTGCAACGCGAGCTCGACCGCCTGGACGAGGAGTACGGCGACGACGACGAGTTCGACCAGGCGTCTGACGACGCCCTCGACTCCGCCAGCCGGCTGTTTGCGGAGCCGACCCCCACGGAGACCGGCCTGCTTAAGCAGATGAAGGACTGGGCCGAGAAGGCGAGCGGCCAACGTGACTCGAAAGCCAAGCAGCTCATCGCCTGGCTGCACGATCTGCTCAGGCCGGGGGGCAAGTGGTCCGCCGAGCGGGTGATCCTGTTCACCGAGTACCGAGCCTCCCAGAATTGGCTGCAGCAGCAACTGGCCACGGAGGGGCTCGGGGGCGACCGGCTGATGACGATGCACGGCGGCATGGACAGCGACCGCCGCGAAGAAGTAAAGGCAGCCTTCCAAGCGTCCCCCGCGATCAGCCCCGTGCGGATCCTGCTGGCGACCGACGCCGCCTCCGAGGGGCTCGACCTGCAGAACCACTGCTCCCGGCTGGTGCACTACGAGATCCCGTGGAACCCCAATCGCATGGAGCAGCGGAACGGCCGCGTGGATCGGCACGGCCAGAAGGCCCCCAAGGTGCAGATCTACCACTTCGTCGGCGCCGGCTACCAGCAGAAAGCGGCCACGGGCGCCGTCACCACCGCCGGCGATCTCGAAGCAGACTACGAGTTCTTGATGCGGGTCGCGATGAAAATCGAGACAATCCGCGAAGACCTCGGCAAGGTCGGGCCGGTAATCGCCCAGCAGGTCGAGGAGGCCATGCTCGGCCGCCGCACCACGCTGCAGACGGAGCAGGCCGAGAGCGAGGCCCAGCCCATCCGCCGGCTGCTGCGTTTCGAGCGCGACCTGCAGAAGCAGGTCCAGGCGCTGATGGACCAGTACCGCGAGACCCGCCGCGAGCTGCGCCTCTCGCCGGAAAACATCGCCACGGTGGTGCAGACCGGGCTCGAGCTGGCCGGGCAGCCGCCCCTGGCGCCGGCGCAAACGCCCGACGGCAAGCCATGCTTTCGGCTGCCGCCGATGAAGGGGAGCTGGGCCGCCTGCTCGCAGGGGCTCGAGCACCCCCACACCCGCGACCTGCGGCCGATCACGTTCGACGAGTCGGTCAGCCGCGACCGCGACGACGTGGTCCTCGTGCACCTGAACCACCGCCTGCCGCAGATGTGCCTGCGGCTGCTCCGCGCCGAGGTATGGGCGGAGAAGGGCCGTTCGAAGCTCCAGCGCGTCACCGCCCGCGTGATCCCCAACAATCTGCTGGAAGGGCCCGCGGCGATCGCCCACGCCCGGCTGGTGGTTATCGGCGGCGACTGCCACCGCCTGCACGAAGAAGTGATCGCCGCCGGCGGGCTGATCAAGGAGGGCAAGTGGGGGGGCCGGCTCAAGGTGGGCCAACTTGAAGCCGCCCTGGCCGCCGCCGGTCCCGATGAGCCCCCAACCGCGGTTCAGGCCACGCTACTGGAGCTCTACCCCGCGCTAGCCGAACCGCTCGGCGCCGCGCTCGAGGCCCGCAAGAAGGACCGCGTCACCGGCCTCGAGAAGCGCCTGAACGAACGCGCGGACAAAGAAGCGGCCGACATCGCCGCGATCCTCACCGAGCTGAAGCGCTCCATCGAGACCGAGCTCGACGAGCCGGAGTACCAGCAGCTCGAGCTGTTCACGAGCCCCGAACGCGATCAGTTCAACCGCAACAAAGAAGCGATGCGCCAACGGGCCCGCGAGATCCCGACGGAGATCAACCGTGAGACCGCCGCGATCCGCGCCCGGTTCGCCGACCCGCAAGCAAGAATGTTCCCGGTGGCGGTCACCTTCCTGATCCCTGCGGGGCTAGCCTAA
- a CDS encoding protein kinase domain-containing protein, producing MAKLEKDIVLNCRFRLLEKLGAGGFGEVWKAEDQSLHREVAIKSLFGMAADSDAVDEARKLASVQHANIVQIYDVFNHEDRSIIVMEYVDGQSLAEILRHSISLGHWISREQSLRYLANLAEAVIHAHASSILHRDIKPENVIISRQDEAKLTDFGIAKIESQQDGFGRTNNQTVDGARTGTCEYMSPEQLNGKPLDYQSDLFSLGIVAYLLLSKRHPFCHHSGLFSISELISHGRWPIDRAPLGEIASDSVVDVVLKLLEFDPKDRPQSAADLLGAIRSSEVSGLLCPHCGAPNVHVAVFCNQCGRSLRRDTSTDNRARGRAAALTDEGVAASEAGNWDLAVAKYKTALLEDGTYARALGNLGYALSRFGRYDEAVVVLDRAIRLEEHPLCYDYRAFALSKLLRNEEALSSIDKAIAISPQNVNYMVSRAHILLLLGRRNDAMGQLKQVLELDPGNTRASDLRSRIY from the coding sequence ATGGCAAAACTAGAAAAGGACATCGTCCTGAATTGCCGTTTTCGACTCCTGGAGAAACTCGGGGCCGGAGGTTTTGGCGAAGTCTGGAAAGCCGAAGATCAATCGCTGCACCGTGAAGTGGCGATAAAGAGTCTGTTTGGCATGGCTGCTGACTCTGATGCCGTGGACGAAGCTCGCAAACTCGCAAGCGTTCAGCACGCCAATATTGTGCAGATTTACGATGTGTTCAATCATGAGGACAGGTCCATCATTGTGATGGAGTACGTCGACGGCCAGTCGTTAGCCGAAATACTGCGCCACAGCATCTCCCTTGGTCATTGGATCAGCCGGGAACAATCGCTCCGCTATCTCGCCAATCTAGCAGAGGCGGTAATACACGCTCACGCATCATCCATACTCCATCGCGACATTAAGCCGGAGAACGTGATTATCTCTCGACAGGACGAAGCAAAGCTGACTGACTTTGGAATAGCGAAGATCGAGTCGCAACAAGATGGCTTTGGGCGAACTAACAATCAAACGGTCGATGGAGCTCGGACCGGTACTTGTGAGTACATGTCTCCGGAGCAACTTAATGGCAAGCCACTGGACTATCAGTCGGATTTGTTTTCTCTTGGCATTGTTGCTTACCTGCTTTTGTCCAAGCGCCATCCGTTTTGTCATCATTCTGGGCTGTTCTCGATATCAGAGCTAATCTCCCACGGTAGGTGGCCGATCGACCGCGCTCCTCTTGGTGAAATCGCATCGGACTCAGTTGTCGACGTTGTACTGAAACTGTTGGAGTTTGACCCAAAAGATCGCCCGCAATCTGCTGCGGACTTGCTTGGTGCGATTCGCTCCTCGGAGGTAAGTGGGCTGCTTTGTCCGCATTGCGGAGCGCCAAACGTACACGTCGCTGTGTTTTGCAATCAGTGTGGAAGGTCTCTCCGGCGAGATACTTCTACAGACAATAGGGCCAGAGGGAGAGCCGCTGCGCTGACCGATGAGGGAGTAGCCGCGTCTGAAGCCGGCAATTGGGACCTTGCGGTCGCAAAGTATAAGACGGCACTCCTTGAAGACGGGACGTATGCTCGGGCACTTGGCAACCTAGGTTACGCCCTTAGTAGGTTTGGGAGGTACGACGAAGCGGTTGTCGTTTTGGATCGTGCCATAAGGCTCGAAGAGCACCCGTTATGCTACGACTACCGGGCGTTTGCTCTTAGCAAGTTGCTTCGCAATGAAGAGGCACTAAGTAGCATCGACAAAGCCATTGCGATTAGCCCACAGAACGTCAATTACATGGTGAGTCGCGCGCACATTCTTTTACTTCTCGGCCGGCGCAATGACGCAATGGGCCAGCTCAAGCAGGTGCTTGAACTTGACCCCGGCAATACGCGAGCGTCAGACCTCCGATCGCGGATCTACTAA
- a CDS encoding ISL3 family transposase yields the protein MYQHLLGLESPRLGGRSAWRVAEVRLDVGAETIEVVAEHPEGTPAAAGCPECGLSLACYDHAPPRKWRHLDSCQFKTYLIASIPRVQCPEHGVRQVGVPWAEGSSRFTLLFERLAIDVLLATQTVKGAMGLLRTNWDQTWNIVQRAVARGKSRKVDGPLPRIGIDEKAFSKGQRYLTLLYDLDHSTVEAISDSNDTEAGIDCFSQLSEGQIASVEAVAMDMSAAYVKAAKAVIPLADQKIVHDRFHVMQLATTAVDQVRRGEHRLLGRGETSPLTKTRYLWLTSLENLNEKQRGLLDEVCEQNLQTGKAWAYKEMLRDLWHHADAASATDYFKDWYKRVIHTKLAPIKKVARTIKQRLANVMSYCTHGITNAVAEGVNSKIMAIKRRVGGYRNKQHFKTAIFFYCGGLNLYP from the coding sequence TTGTACCAGCACCTGCTGGGCCTGGAGTCGCCCCGCCTCGGCGGACGTTCCGCTTGGAGGGTGGCCGAGGTGCGGCTGGATGTTGGGGCGGAGACGATCGAGGTGGTGGCGGAGCACCCGGAGGGGACGCCCGCCGCGGCGGGCTGCCCGGAGTGCGGGCTGTCGCTGGCCTGCTACGACCATGCGCCCCCGCGTAAGTGGCGCCACCTGGACAGCTGCCAGTTCAAGACCTACCTGATCGCGTCGATCCCGCGGGTTCAGTGCCCGGAGCACGGCGTCCGCCAAGTGGGCGTGCCGTGGGCCGAGGGGTCGAGCCGGTTCACGCTGCTGTTCGAGCGGCTGGCGATCGACGTGCTGCTGGCGACGCAGACGGTCAAGGGCGCGATGGGGCTGCTGCGGACCAATTGGGATCAGACCTGGAACATCGTGCAGCGCGCGGTGGCGCGGGGGAAGTCGCGGAAGGTCGATGGGCCGCTGCCGCGGATCGGCATCGACGAGAAGGCGTTCTCCAAGGGGCAGCGTTACCTCACGCTGCTGTACGACCTCGACCACAGCACGGTGGAGGCGATCTCCGATAGCAACGACACTGAGGCAGGGATCGACTGCTTTTCGCAGCTTTCTGAGGGCCAAATCGCCTCGGTCGAGGCGGTGGCGATGGACATGAGCGCCGCCTACGTCAAAGCGGCCAAGGCGGTAATCCCGCTGGCCGACCAGAAGATCGTCCACGACCGGTTCCACGTGATGCAGCTGGCGACGACCGCGGTCGATCAGGTGCGTCGCGGTGAGCACCGCCTGCTGGGGAGGGGGGAGACGAGCCCGCTGACCAAGACGCGTTACCTGTGGCTCACCAGCCTAGAGAACCTCAATGAAAAGCAGCGCGGACTACTCGACGAGGTCTGTGAGCAGAACCTCCAGACCGGCAAGGCGTGGGCCTACAAGGAGATGCTACGCGACCTGTGGCATCACGCAGACGCCGCTTCGGCGACCGACTACTTCAAGGACTGGTACAAGCGGGTCATCCACACCAAGCTCGCGCCGATCAAGAAGGTCGCCCGCACCATCAAGCAACGGCTGGCCAACGTGATGAGCTACTGCACCCACGGCATCACCAACGCCGTGGCCGAAGGCGTCAACAGCAAGATCATGGCCATCAAGCGCCGCGTCGGCGGCTACCGCAACAAGCAACACTTCAAAACCGCCATCTTCTTCTACTGCGGCGGGCTCAACCTGTACCCATGA
- a CDS encoding AAA family ATPase — protein MVLFALCTQLGVVSLRTIAPAGSSSVQRLPIPSTESDTLNNNLKTAVDKQLTSLANVTEAQLDRSSFGKKNPFTLAWLTAVVGGVLQHADDFTESVAAFNEKHFVASLGEWVAVATRRIKYLNQIQPQLLDIPTDEGKASVHAFPALRAIHLFKMATNIYRDGTQDDQLKNSFQKAATLSQADISAAGIWFRSRLLDHLALASIRDAPFDAAELAFSLEGYLCCEAESFNGRNHDPDLVRKVFEVLHQRQEVNPYWRPLAPVLTNNRGFALLPLSVEIVNSLFRTCWLLEHSGEEYFSQHISVFKRYYEWIVSRSTHGEFKDEFDTPHRFTGWHSEHVQQPGSIHIWETSQVAVYLLHYKEMLQTHLARRALSAARLTSHPLKRKEEHASLPLTEYWNNEASKKDPQPPDTKLYKDVAKLLVECRHPGVRGRQGFSMVLFGPPGTGKTSIAEDLAATLGWKFCEITPSDFVASGESEVELRAREIFTALSEQEDTVILFDEIDRLILDRDSALYLEQGDMFQVMTPGMLPKLKLLRSRQRSIFILATNYWERLDPAAIRIGRIDKQFLVSLPNSEARSKILASELKDELGKLDAEVLESAPTGGGDPAQVEITHSDLTDVANACALGAYGELCELIRNSAARVELRDHKGRRYVLKSEVLEATKNEQRMFSSAVTIGSYRSRFKVYTKQENADKGHSTVKQPFLEFIDLAGLLCENDSTREHLKRSICETISEVLRDACETYDVAITGVDGKCPEGLAQLVKILAGQPAFQPVKVALQFVEEAMKDNQKWKT, from the coding sequence ATGGTTCTATTTGCATTGTGTACGCAACTTGGAGTTGTTTCGCTGCGGACCATCGCTCCAGCAGGTTCGTCAAGTGTCCAACGGCTGCCAATCCCAAGCACTGAGTCAGACACATTAAACAACAACCTAAAGACGGCTGTTGACAAACAATTAACATCGCTGGCGAATGTCACCGAAGCGCAGCTAGATAGATCATCGTTCGGGAAAAAGAATCCATTCACACTTGCCTGGTTGACAGCAGTAGTCGGCGGTGTTCTCCAACACGCGGATGACTTCACAGAGTCCGTTGCGGCATTTAACGAAAAGCACTTCGTGGCCAGTCTCGGCGAATGGGTCGCGGTCGCGACTCGTCGCATCAAATACCTCAACCAAATTCAGCCACAACTTCTCGACATTCCAACTGATGAAGGCAAGGCATCAGTGCATGCGTTTCCGGCACTCCGAGCAATCCATCTCTTTAAGATGGCCACGAACATCTACCGCGACGGAACGCAGGATGATCAATTGAAGAACTCGTTCCAAAAGGCCGCGACCCTAAGCCAAGCGGACATAAGCGCAGCAGGGATATGGTTTCGTTCGCGACTCCTGGATCATCTTGCTCTTGCATCAATTAGAGATGCACCATTCGATGCAGCGGAACTGGCGTTCTCCCTCGAAGGATATCTGTGTTGCGAGGCCGAGAGTTTCAACGGAAGGAATCATGATCCAGACTTAGTCCGCAAAGTTTTTGAAGTCTTGCACCAGCGCCAAGAAGTAAATCCGTACTGGCGTCCACTCGCACCTGTGTTGACGAACAATCGAGGCTTCGCGCTTCTGCCTCTGAGTGTCGAGATCGTTAATTCGCTGTTCAGAACCTGCTGGCTGCTCGAGCATTCTGGAGAAGAATATTTCTCTCAACACATCAGTGTCTTCAAGCGATACTACGAGTGGATTGTGAGCCGATCCACTCACGGCGAATTCAAGGACGAATTCGATACGCCTCACAGGTTCACTGGGTGGCATTCTGAACATGTGCAACAACCCGGCTCAATTCACATTTGGGAAACAAGTCAGGTCGCAGTGTACTTGCTTCATTACAAAGAGATGCTGCAAACGCATCTTGCAAGACGCGCCCTATCAGCAGCGCGGCTGACTTCGCATCCGTTGAAGCGAAAGGAAGAGCATGCCTCCCTCCCTCTTACCGAATACTGGAACAACGAAGCATCGAAGAAGGACCCACAGCCGCCAGATACGAAACTCTATAAAGACGTGGCCAAGCTGCTTGTTGAATGCAGACATCCCGGCGTCAGAGGCAGGCAAGGTTTCTCAATGGTCCTGTTTGGCCCACCAGGAACAGGGAAAACCTCCATAGCGGAAGACCTCGCAGCAACTCTAGGCTGGAAATTCTGTGAGATTACTCCAAGTGACTTTGTCGCCAGTGGCGAATCAGAGGTGGAGTTGCGGGCAAGGGAAATATTTACCGCTTTGTCCGAGCAAGAGGATACCGTCATTCTCTTTGATGAGATTGATCGCCTTATCTTGGATCGCGATTCGGCTCTTTACCTCGAACAGGGCGATATGTTCCAGGTAATGACCCCCGGAATGCTCCCGAAGTTGAAGCTACTCCGTTCACGTCAGCGGAGTATTTTCATTCTCGCCACAAACTACTGGGAACGTCTCGACCCGGCAGCAATACGCATTGGAAGAATTGACAAGCAGTTCCTCGTCAGTCTTCCAAACTCTGAAGCAAGATCGAAGATTCTTGCCAGCGAACTGAAGGACGAACTCGGTAAGTTAGATGCAGAAGTGCTTGAGTCAGCCCCGACTGGCGGGGGCGACCCGGCTCAGGTTGAGATTACACATAGCGACTTGACTGACGTGGCTAACGCTTGTGCTCTCGGCGCTTACGGCGAACTCTGCGAGTTGATCAGGAACTCTGCTGCTAGAGTGGAATTGCGAGATCACAAAGGACGTCGGTACGTGCTGAAGAGCGAGGTGTTAGAAGCCACAAAGAACGAACAGAGGATGTTCTCTTCGGCGGTCACAATTGGGAGTTATCGGTCCCGCTTCAAGGTCTACACAAAGCAAGAGAACGCTGACAAGGGGCATTCGACAGTAAAGCAACCATTCCTTGAGTTTATCGACTTAGCTGGTCTGCTTTGTGAAAATGATAGCACGCGAGAACATCTCAAGCGGTCGATCTGCGAGACGATTAGTGAAGTGCTGCGAGACGCTTGCGAGACTTACGACGTGGCGATTACTGGCGTAGACGGGAAATGCCCCGAAGGGCTGGCACAATTGGTCAAGATCCTTGCCGGTCAGCCAGCCTTTCAGCCAGTAAAGGTTGCCCTTCAATTTGTAGAGGAAGCAATGAAGGACAATCAAAAATGGAAGACGTAA
- a CDS encoding ParB N-terminal domain-containing protein, producing the protein MNKKPSAKKPGSQPAKKPAAVKPRSRAKASKSGSAVSGAGLPAVLNDLHPDAANPRKISDEAKRALRASLRRFGDLSGITFNRTTGELVAGHQRIEQLRAEYGDEPRLEHAADGSASLTLGGNRFAVRIVEWSRAKQRAANVAANNQRMQGAFTDDLASFLLEVEAEATEEMPGVFDDLLLADMMGDGLLAEDEKKHAEARVPEAFQVIVECEDEKQQRELYERLCKDGRTCKLLTI; encoded by the coding sequence ATGAACAAGAAGCCTTCTGCGAAGAAGCCGGGTTCGCAACCGGCCAAGAAGCCCGCCGCCGTCAAACCACGCTCCCGGGCCAAGGCATCCAAGTCCGGATCCGCTGTCAGCGGCGCCGGCTTGCCCGCCGTGCTGAACGATCTGCACCCAGACGCCGCCAACCCGCGGAAGATCAGCGACGAGGCAAAACGTGCCCTGCGAGCGAGCCTCCGACGGTTTGGCGACCTTAGCGGGATCACCTTCAACCGCACCACCGGCGAGCTGGTGGCCGGGCACCAACGGATCGAGCAGCTCAGGGCAGAATACGGCGACGAGCCCCGGCTGGAGCACGCGGCAGACGGATCCGCTTCGCTGACGCTCGGGGGCAACCGGTTCGCCGTGCGGATCGTCGAATGGTCGCGGGCCAAACAGCGGGCCGCCAACGTAGCAGCCAACAACCAGCGGATGCAGGGTGCTTTCACGGACGACCTGGCGAGCTTCTTGCTGGAGGTCGAAGCCGAGGCGACCGAGGAGATGCCGGGCGTGTTCGACGACCTGCTGTTGGCCGACATGATGGGCGACGGGCTGCTGGCCGAGGACGAGAAGAAACACGCCGAGGCCCGCGTCCCCGAGGCGTTCCAGGTGATCGTTGAATGCGAGGACGAGAAGCAGCAGCGCGAGCTGTACGAGCGGCTGTGCAAGGACGGACGGACCTGCAAGCTGTTGACCATTTAG